TCGACGGCTACAAACTCCGTAACGACGAACGACCGGGATCGCGCGCCTACGTCGATCGGAGTCTCGAACTGGTCGACAAGCGCTTCGAGGCGTTCGAGCACTTCATCCGCGCGGAAGACCCCGAGCTGGCCGTCGGGCTGATCAGAGCGACCGATCGCGTGGCCCACCACTACTGGGGGGAAGACAGCGTCCCGCCGGCGTCGCCGAGCAATCCGGTGTTCGAGGTGTACCGCCACGTCGACGAGCGACTCGGGGAGTTCCTCGACGCCCACGAGGACGACGACGTCGTCGTGATCAGCGACCACGGCTTCGAGAAGGTCCGCGAGAACTTCGCGGTCAACGTCGTCCTCGAACGCGCCGGCCTCGTTTCCGTGCGGGATTCCGGCGACGCGACCAGAGCCGCGCTGGGATCTGTTCGCGACGTCGCCAGCGATGCGCTCGGTCGGATCGGGCTCCTGACGCTCGCCCGAAGGATGATCCCCGAGAGCGCCCTGACCGGCGTGCCGTCCGGCGACGCGCTCGGGCTCGACAACGCCCTCAGCACCGGCCGGATCGACTGGACGGAGACGCGGGCGCTCGCGGACGTCGGTCAGAAGACCGCGATGATCTACGTCGTCCGAGACGATCCCGACGAGATCGCTCGGATCTGTGACGACGCCGAAACCGCGCTTCGCGAATCGGCCGAGCGGGAGGGGATGACGGTGCGGTTTCTCCGACTCGAGCGGGGCGGGCCGCACACGCCGGACCTCTGCATGGTCATCGAAACGCCGGAAGTTCACGCCTCCTCCCGGTTCGACGTCGAGGACGCGGTGTTCGAGATCGACACCAGCGGCCACGCTCGCGAGGGGATCTTCCTCGCCCGCGGCCCGTCGTTCCGCGAGGGCACCGTCGAAGGTGCCGCACTGACCGACGTCGCGCCGACGGTCCTGCACGCGTCGGGATACCGGGTTCCGGCGTCGATGTCCGGAGACCTCCTCGACGTCTACGCGGGCGGTACCGATCCCGCCGAGCGCGAACCCGAGTACTACGACTTCATCGGAGCGGACGCCGTCACGGCCGGCGGAGTCTCCGACGACGAGAAGGCGTCCGAGGTGAAGGATAGACTCCGCGAACTGGGGTATCTGGAGTAATGAAAGTCGGTGCAGAAACGTCGAAGCGGTTCGTCACGAACGTTCTCGGAACGGTCGCGGGGTTTCTGGGAACGGTCATTTTTACGCGCGAACTCGGCTTCGAGGGCATCGGCGCGTACGCGATTTTCTTCAGCCTTCAGATGGTGGCGGCGAATCTCGTCAGCTTCGGACTCTACCCGACCGTCGTCAAACGGGTGAGCGAGAAGAACCGCGAAGCGCGTCAGTTCACCAGCGGCGGTCTGATCCTCCTCGCCGGCGTCGTCGTGGTCGCCGTGGCGTCGATGGTCTTCCGTGACTGGATCAACCAGTTGATCGGCGTGGATGCCGCGGCGCTCGTTCCTCTCAGCGTTCTCTCGTGGGGGATGTTCCGGCTCTCGGGATCGTTCCTGGAGGGGAAACAGCGGGTCGCCCTCGTCGGCGCGATAGAGAACGGACGATACGCGCTCATCGTGCCGATTCAAGTCGCGCTGATCGGCGCGGGACTCGGGGTCGTCGGGCTCATCTGGGGATTGATCGCGGGGCAGTTCCTGATTTTCTTGATTTCGTACGTCGGATTCGCACGCGTCGTCCCGGCCTGGCCCTCGATGGAACTGTTCCGGGAGTTCGTTAACTACTCGAAATACGCGTACGTCCAGAACGTCTCCAGCCAACTCTTCAAACAGGCGGATTACATACTCCTCGGCTACTTCGTCGGCCCCGGGCCGACCGGAGTCTATCTGAACGTCTTTCGAATCACCGAAGCGTCGATGCTGTTTTCCTCCGCGCTGTCTCAGGTGGCCTTCCCGCAGTTCTCGGCCCTGACGGAGAGGGGAGACGACGAGCGAATCTCTCGTCTGCTCGCCAGCGTGTTCACGTACGCCGGGCTGTTCGCGATTCCGATGATCGGCGGCGGTGCCGTCATCGGGAACGCGCTCCTGATGACCGTCTACGCGAACAGCGCGGGCACCCTCTCGCTCCCCCTCGTGGGCGTCGTCGGGATGGCAAACGCGTTGCTCCCGGTACTCGCGGTGGCGAACCTGCTCAACGGGTACCGCGAGGGACTGGAAATGTTCTTCCTCGGAACGGATCAGCCGCGAGTCTACGCGGTTAGCGGGCTCCTCCTCATATTCGTCTACACCCTGTTGTCGGTACCGCTCACGGTGCTGTTCGGTCCGTGGGGCATCGCGTGTGCGACCGTTCTCGCGTTCGGCGCGAGCGTCGTCATTTTGCTCGTTTTTCTCGACGAGCAGATACCGGAATCGGCGTCGATCGACGTCGGCGTACAGCTAATATCGATGCTGGGTATGACCGCCGTCGTGTACGCGCTCAAACTGCAGCTGGGCGGTGCTCTCGGCTGGGCGCGAATCACGATCCTGATCGGCGTGGGCGCGGGGACCTACTTCGCGGGGCTGTTGCTGCTCAGTGAACGGATTCGTCTCGACGCTATCGGCGTCATCCGCGACCTCCGTAACGAGGGGCTTCTGTAGAACGATCCGTCGTAACACTGCCCGATCTGGACGTAACGCGCACTCGAGGACTACGGAGCGCAATCCGGGTTTCGAACGCTCGAGCGGTTTCGTCCCGTGCGCGTCCCGAAAGTGTCGGAAGTACATGACAAGGCTTATTCTTGGCTTGGGTCTGGTGCAAGCTAATGAGTACTGACACTGAACACGTCGAGGAGGGGACCGAATCGTCCCTCCTCGAGACGTGGCGGAGCTGGTATCACCTCCCCGTCGTCGGGGTCGTGATGCTGTTTATGGTCTGGGTGCGCACCCAGTCGTACGAGAAGTTCGTCACCGACGACGGAACGCCCGCCCTGGCGGGCGTCGACTCGTGGTACCACTGGCGGACGATCCAGTGGACCGCGGAGAACTACCCGCGGACGATGCCGTACGAGGTCTGGACCGGTTTTCCGACGGGTAACTACGTCGGCCAGTTCGGCACGCTGTTCGATCAACTCATCGTCACCGCCGCGATGATCGTCGGCCTCGGCGATCCGTCGACCGAGACGCTGTACACGGTCTCGCTGCTCGCTATTCCGGTCATGGCCGCGCTCGTCGCGATCCCCGTCTTCTACGCGGGCCGCCGACTCGGGGGCACGATCGGCGGTATCGTCTCCGTGATCGTTCTCGCGCTCGCGCCCGGCCAGTTCCTCGCTCGCTCGACGGTCGGGCAACTCGATCACCACGTCGGCGAAGTCCTGTTCATGGCGATCGCGGTGGTCGCGATGATGGCCGCACTCCGCGCGGCCGAACGCGAGAAGCCGATCTACGAACTGATCGTCGACAGGGATTGGGACACCCTTCGGGCCCCGACGCTCTACAGCGGCCTGGCCGGCCTCGCACTCGCGCTGTACGTCTGGGTGTGGCCGTCGGCGATCCTGTTGATCGGGGTATTCGGCGTCTTCTTCGTCGTTCAACTCCCTCTCGATTACCTGCGCGGCGTCTCGCCGGACCACGTCGCCTTCGCGGGCGCGGTGAGTCTCGGCGTCGCGGCGATCGTAACGACGCTGCTGATCGAACGACCGGGTACCGGCGTCACGAGCTTCAGTTACCTCCAGCCGCTCACCGCGCTGCTCGTCGCCGCCGGCTGCGTCTTCATGGCGTGGCTCGCACGGGAGTGGGACGATCGGAACCTCGATCGCCGTTACTATCCGGCGACGATCGTCGGCCTCATCGTCGCGACGTTCGCCGTAATGTGGCTCGTCCTCCCGGACTTCTACGGCACGCTCGTCGGGAACCTCACGAGCCGCCTGCTCCCGCTCGATCCGGGTACCGGAACGCTTACCATTCAGGAAGCACAGCCGCCGTCGGACTTCACGGAGCACGTTTTCGAGGAGTACGGCACCGCCTTCTACACGATGCTCGTCGGCCTCGCCTTCCTCGTCGCCCGCCCGTTCCTCGGTCGGGAGTTCCGCGCCGAGTACACGCTGATCCTCGTCTGGTCGCTGTTCCTGATCAGCATGGCCGCGACGCAGATCCGCTTCGCGTACTACCTCGTGCTCGCGGTCGCCGTCGTCAACGCCGTCTTCGTCGCGGACGTCGTACGACTGTTCGATCTCGACCTGCAGCGCGGCGCCCGGTCGCTTCGGGAGATCGAGACCTACCAGATCATGGTCCTGCTCGTGGTCGTGTTGCTCCTGTTCGCTCCGCTGCTTCCGGTCGTCAACGCCGACGGAAACGCAATCGATCGCGGCGAAGTGGCATCCCCACACTCCGACGCCCAGGTCTGGGAGGGGTCGACGCACTGGCTCGAGTCCAACACCCCCGATCCCGGCGCCTACGGCGGCGCTGACAACGCCGACGAACTCGAGTACTACGGCACCTACGACCGCCCCGAAGACGGGGATCACGAGTACCCCGAGGGAGCCTACGGCGTGATGTCCTGGTGGGACTACGGCCACCTGATCACGACCCAGGGCGAACGCATCCCGCACTCGAACCCGTTCCAGCAGAACGCGCGCACCTCCTCGGCGTTCTTCACGGCCGAGTCCGAGGAGCAGTCGGAGCTCATTCTCGAGGCGATCGCCGCCGGCGAGGATCCGCTCGACGACGAGAACGACGTCCGCTCGAGCGAGGAACTCGAGGCCGTGGTCGACGAGGACGCCCACGAGCAGATGCGGTACGTGATGATCGACGACCAGATGGCCGGCGGGAAGTTCAGTGCGATAACCGCCTGGTCCGGCCCGGGCTACCGCCACTACACCACGCCGGCGGATTACGAGCCGAACGAGCAGATCGAGCGCGACGAGATCGAGGAGCGCTTCGGCGACGTGCCGTACCACGACACCACGCTCTCCCGGCTCTACTTCGACGACGCGAGCGGGATGGAGCACTACCGGCTCGTCCACGAGAACGACGACCGAACGGTTCAGTACATCAGCTACGCCCTCGTCGATCCGGAAACCGACCGGGTGATCCAGGGCGAGAACGGGCAGCCACAGGTCGCGATCAACCAGATGGTCGACCAGCGGACTCAGGTACAACTCGCCCGACTCCAACAGAACTCGAACGTCGACGTCGAAGAGTTCGACGTGCGTCAGGGTTCCGCCATCAAGACCTACGAACGCGTCGAGGGCGCGACCATCACCGGAACCGTCGACGAACCCGTCGGCGACGATGCGACGGTGATCGCCGACGTCGAACTCGATCCCGGCACCGAACGCGGCACGTTCAATTACACCCAGGAAGCCGAACTCGAGGCGGACGGCTCCTTCGAACTGACCGTTCCGTACGCGACCGACGACGAACTCGGCGTCGAGGACGGCTACACGAACAGCAGCGTCGAAGCGGTCAGCGACTACACCGTGACCGTCGTCGGCGACGAGACGTACCAGGGAGAAACCGAGGTGCCCGAAACCGCCGTCGTCGACGGCGACACCGTCGAGGTCGAGGGCCTCGAGGAGACCGAACTCGAGGAGCCGGTCGGTGAAGATGCCGACGACGGTGAGGAGGGCGCTGATGATGAGGACGCCGACTCTAACGACGGTGAGGACGCTGCCGACGAAGACGCTGCCGACGACGGTAACGAGACGACCGGCGACGAGAACGCGACCGATGATGCCAGCGGTTCGCTCGCTCCGGTCGCCGCTCAGGTGCAATAGCGCCTGACGCGTCGCCCCGAGTCGAACTCTCTTCTCGACGTTCTTCTCCGATCGTCTACGGACAATTCTTCCACGTCCGACGCGTCGCTACCGTTTCAGCGTACTCGAGCGCCGTTCTTCCGATCTCGGTTCCGCCTTCCGATCTCGAGCGTTCACGTGCGTCTACTCGGCCGTTCGTCCGAAACGAGTTCGTCCGTTCAAAATACGTGCGACACCGACCGTCGTTCACGACGGTCCGCGATCTACCGGACCGCTCACGACGTCACGTTCCCGTTCGGGCCGTTCTCGACCGGGCCGAGTGCCCGAAACGCGATCGTCGGGAACCGGGCGACGACCGTGCTGGGG
This DNA window, taken from Natronococcus sp. CG52, encodes the following:
- a CDS encoding oligosaccharyl transferase, archaeosortase A system-associated, whose amino-acid sequence is MSTDTEHVEEGTESSLLETWRSWYHLPVVGVVMLFMVWVRTQSYEKFVTDDGTPALAGVDSWYHWRTIQWTAENYPRTMPYEVWTGFPTGNYVGQFGTLFDQLIVTAAMIVGLGDPSTETLYTVSLLAIPVMAALVAIPVFYAGRRLGGTIGGIVSVIVLALAPGQFLARSTVGQLDHHVGEVLFMAIAVVAMMAALRAAEREKPIYELIVDRDWDTLRAPTLYSGLAGLALALYVWVWPSAILLIGVFGVFFVVQLPLDYLRGVSPDHVAFAGAVSLGVAAIVTTLLIERPGTGVTSFSYLQPLTALLVAAGCVFMAWLAREWDDRNLDRRYYPATIVGLIVATFAVMWLVLPDFYGTLVGNLTSRLLPLDPGTGTLTIQEAQPPSDFTEHVFEEYGTAFYTMLVGLAFLVARPFLGREFRAEYTLILVWSLFLISMAATQIRFAYYLVLAVAVVNAVFVADVVRLFDLDLQRGARSLREIETYQIMVLLVVVLLLFAPLLPVVNADGNAIDRGEVASPHSDAQVWEGSTHWLESNTPDPGAYGGADNADELEYYGTYDRPEDGDHEYPEGAYGVMSWWDYGHLITTQGERIPHSNPFQQNARTSSAFFTAESEEQSELILEAIAAGEDPLDDENDVRSSEELEAVVDEDAHEQMRYVMIDDQMAGGKFSAITAWSGPGYRHYTTPADYEPNEQIERDEIEERFGDVPYHDTTLSRLYFDDASGMEHYRLVHENDDRTVQYISYALVDPETDRVIQGENGQPQVAINQMVDQRTQVQLARLQQNSNVDVEEFDVRQGSAIKTYERVEGATITGTVDEPVGDDATVIADVELDPGTERGTFNYTQEAELEADGSFELTVPYATDDELGVEDGYTNSSVEAVSDYTVTVVGDETYQGETEVPETAVVDGDTVEVEGLEETELEEPVGEDADDGEEGADDEDADSNDGEDAADEDAADDGNETTGDENATDDASGSLAPVAAQVQ
- a CDS encoding alkaline phosphatase family protein, whose amino-acid sequence is MIVLGLDGATFSLIDPWVEDGHLPTFERLLDESVHGELESTVPEITVPAWPAFATGRNPPELDMYGFTHFNRDTRENDLSHDEFVPGKMWDVVDDQDGSAVVFNIPGSYPWQAIDGTIIAAAPEYKEEYAHPPERWDELTELVDGYKLRNDERPGSRAYVDRSLELVDKRFEAFEHFIRAEDPELAVGLIRATDRVAHHYWGEDSVPPASPSNPVFEVYRHVDERLGEFLDAHEDDDVVVISDHGFEKVRENFAVNVVLERAGLVSVRDSGDATRAALGSVRDVASDALGRIGLLTLARRMIPESALTGVPSGDALGLDNALSTGRIDWTETRALADVGQKTAMIYVVRDDPDEIARICDDAETALRESAEREGMTVRFLRLERGGPHTPDLCMVIETPEVHASSRFDVEDAVFEIDTSGHAREGIFLARGPSFREGTVEGAALTDVAPTVLHASGYRVPASMSGDLLDVYAGGTDPAEREPEYYDFIGADAVTAGGVSDDEKASEVKDRLRELGYLE
- a CDS encoding lipopolysaccharide biosynthesis protein — protein: MKVGAETSKRFVTNVLGTVAGFLGTVIFTRELGFEGIGAYAIFFSLQMVAANLVSFGLYPTVVKRVSEKNREARQFTSGGLILLAGVVVVAVASMVFRDWINQLIGVDAAALVPLSVLSWGMFRLSGSFLEGKQRVALVGAIENGRYALIVPIQVALIGAGLGVVGLIWGLIAGQFLIFLISYVGFARVVPAWPSMELFREFVNYSKYAYVQNVSSQLFKQADYILLGYFVGPGPTGVYLNVFRITEASMLFSSALSQVAFPQFSALTERGDDERISRLLASVFTYAGLFAIPMIGGGAVIGNALLMTVYANSAGTLSLPLVGVVGMANALLPVLAVANLLNGYREGLEMFFLGTDQPRVYAVSGLLLIFVYTLLSVPLTVLFGPWGIACATVLAFGASVVILLVFLDEQIPESASIDVGVQLISMLGMTAVVYALKLQLGGALGWARITILIGVGAGTYFAGLLLLSERIRLDAIGVIRDLRNEGLL